A stretch of DNA from Variovorax paradoxus:
TCGCAACATGGCTTCCGGCGGACCCGCGAGGGTCTGGCGGCAGCCGGTTGCGCACCTGAAATCCTGAGGGGGTTCAAGAAATGAGCGATCCAACACCCGGCTGGTGGCGCCGCACCGGCATCGACCTGCGCCTGATCCTGATGTGCGTGCTGCTGGCCGCGATGGCGGTGGCGTTCAGCGTCATGTCGGGCGGCGTGTTCCTGTCGCCCGAGAACCTCTACAACGTCGCGCAGCAGACGGCCGTGGTCGGCATCGTTTCCACGGTGATGGTGCTGGTCATCGTGGCGCGCCACATCGACCTGTCGGTGGGCTCGGTGATGGGCTTCGTCGGCGTGCTCATCGCGTACCTGCAGTACACCTCGGGCTGGTCGTGGCCCACGGCCTGCCTCGCGGGGCTCGCGGTGGCGCTGCTGGTGTCGATCTACCAGGGCTGGCTCACGGCGGTGCTGGGCGTGCCCTCGTTCGTGGTCACGCTGGGCGGGCTGATGTCGTTCCGCGGCGCGGCCTTTCTCGTGGCCGACGGCAAGACGCAGCCGGTGAACGACGAGTTCTTCCAGCGACTGGGCGGCGGCTACGACGGCGGCATCGGCGTCACCGCCAGCTGGGTGCTTGCGGCCTTCGTGGCGCTGGTGCTGTTCGGGCGCATGGTGCAAAAACGCCGCGCGCGCCAGCGCCACGACATGCCGACCGAGGCGCTGTGGCTCGATGTGCTGCTCACCGCCGTCCCGGTGGCGGTGGTGGCCGGCTTCGCCTGGGTGATGAACAGCTACCAGATCTCGTCCAAGAGCGAGCCGCAGGGCATTCCGATTCCGGTGCTGATCTGGGCCGTGGTGGCGATCGTGCTGTCGTTCATCGTGCACCGCACGCGCTTCGGGCGCTACGTGTTCGCGATGGGCGGCAACCCCGACGCGGCGGCGCTGGTGGGCATTCCGGTCAAGCGCGTCACGCTGATGCTGTTCGCGCTGCTGGCGGTGCTGGTCACCATCGCGGCCATCGTGTCGATCGCGCGGCTCAATGCGGGCACCAACTCGCTGGGCACGGGCATGGAGCTGTACGTGATCGCGGCGGCCGTGATCGGCGGCACGGCGCTCGCGGGCGGCACCGGCTCGATCTTCGGCTCGGTGCTGGGCGCGCTGATCATGCAATCGCTCGACAGCGGCATGCTGCTGCTCGACGTGCCCATCGGCAAGCGCATGGTGATCATCGGCCAGGTGCTGATCGTGGCCGTCGTCTTCGACGTGCTGTACCGCCGCAAGTTCGGAGACAACTGACATGGCCGACATCGACAAGACGAAACCTCTCGTCGAGCTGCGCGAGATCCGCAAGGCCTTCGGCGGCGTGAAGGCCGTGGACGGCGTGAGCATCAACCTCTACCCCGGCGAGGTGGTCGCGCTGCTGGGCCACAACGGCGCGGGCAAGTCCACGCTGATGAAGATGCTCGCGGGCGCCTACCCGATCGATTCGGGCGACACGCTCATCGCGGGCGAAAAGGTCCACATCCGCACGCCCGCCGAGGCGCAGGCGCAGGGCATCGAGACCATCTACCAGACGCTCGCGCTGGCCGACAACCTCGACTCGGTGGCCAACCTCTTTCTCGGCCGCGAGAAGATGACGGCGTGGAACACGCTCGACGACCACTTCATGGAAGTGCAGGCGCGCAAGGTGTTCCAGCGGCT
This window harbors:
- a CDS encoding ATP-binding cassette domain-containing protein, with the translated sequence MADIDKTKPLVELREIRKAFGGVKAVDGVSINLYPGEVVALLGHNGAGKSTLMKMLAGAYPIDSGDTLIAGEKVHIRTPAEAQAQGIETIYQTLALADNLDSVANLFLGREKMTAWNTLDDHFMEVQARKVFQRLNKNFTNIRIPVRRLSGGQRQVVAISRALYFNARILIMDEPCAALGPEETAMVGRLVKQLKDDGVGIFLITHDMPDVFSLSDRLAVMKNGKLVGTYRTADVTEDEVLGMIIAGKRPEGREQAHHAATAATASA
- a CDS encoding sugar ABC transporter permease, yielding MSDPTPGWWRRTGIDLRLILMCVLLAAMAVAFSVMSGGVFLSPENLYNVAQQTAVVGIVSTVMVLVIVARHIDLSVGSVMGFVGVLIAYLQYTSGWSWPTACLAGLAVALLVSIYQGWLTAVLGVPSFVVTLGGLMSFRGAAFLVADGKTQPVNDEFFQRLGGGYDGGIGVTASWVLAAFVALVLFGRMVQKRRARQRHDMPTEALWLDVLLTAVPVAVVAGFAWVMNSYQISSKSEPQGIPIPVLIWAVVAIVLSFIVHRTRFGRYVFAMGGNPDAAALVGIPVKRVTLMLFALLAVLVTIAAIVSIARLNAGTNSLGTGMELYVIAAAVIGGTALAGGTGSIFGSVLGALIMQSLDSGMLLLDVPIGKRMVIIGQVLIVAVVFDVLYRRKFGDN